Proteins from one Orenia marismortui DSM 5156 genomic window:
- a CDS encoding ABC transporter substrate-binding protein yields the protein MKKRNLFILMLSFLMVFVVACGNNKTADNNAKSKDKVENVSQISEKDKYGGTFKGRVKSDPPTLDPAHSTDTTSSRIIRNIFDGLVAFDKDLNVVPAIAKSWEVSDDSLTWTFKLNKGVKFHNGREVKADDFVYTFTRILDPKTKSPRVWLFDGIKGAKEFSDGKADKVSGLRALDDYTLEITLAKPFTPFLSVLAMENAYVVPKEEVEKYGEEFAQHPVGAGPFKFVEWKHDSKVILEKNEDYYVNGRPYLDKVVYRVIPEGSSAFAEYEQGSIYQEVDDDLPAGQIKRIMDPTGDFAEDFSNIARLGTFYIGLNTQKEPFNNKKVRQAINYAVNKKVLTQVVLNGVVKPAKGILPPTMPGYNPDLEGYEFNIEKAKKLLAEAGYPDGLPGTYELAYNTSKKNQSIVEAIQSNLKQIGINITLMNMDWGTYIKKVDNGETQMFRLAWIADYPDPDNFLYVLFHSDNAGPGGNGAFYMNSEVDQMLDKARAMKPGKERLALYQKIEKQIVDDAPWIPVYYYTAPILVKPFVHNYVFTAQSALPLTNVWLEPQYQ from the coding sequence ATGAAGAAAAGAAATTTATTTATTTTAATGCTATCATTTCTGATGGTGTTTGTTGTTGCTTGTGGTAATAATAAGACAGCTGATAATAATGCAAAATCAAAAGACAAAGTAGAGAATGTAAGCCAGATCAGTGAAAAAGATAAATATGGTGGTACTTTTAAAGGGCGTGTAAAGTCTGATCCCCCAACATTAGATCCAGCTCATTCAACTGATACTACATCTAGTCGAATTATTAGAAATATTTTTGATGGATTAGTTGCTTTTGATAAAGATCTAAACGTAGTTCCAGCTATTGCTAAAAGTTGGGAAGTAAGTGACGATTCATTAACATGGACTTTTAAGTTGAATAAAGGAGTTAAATTCCATAATGGGAGAGAAGTAAAGGCTGATGATTTTGTTTATACCTTTACAAGGATTTTAGATCCAAAGACTAAATCACCACGTGTATGGTTATTTGATGGAATTAAAGGTGCTAAAGAGTTTAGTGATGGAAAAGCTGATAAAGTAAGTGGTTTGAGAGCTCTTGATGATTATACGCTTGAAATTACATTAGCTAAACCTTTTACTCCATTTTTATCAGTATTAGCGATGGAGAATGCTTATGTAGTTCCTAAAGAAGAGGTAGAAAAATATGGTGAAGAATTTGCTCAACATCCAGTTGGAGCAGGACCATTTAAATTTGTAGAATGGAAGCATGATAGTAAGGTTATATTAGAGAAGAATGAAGATTATTATGTAAATGGTCGTCCTTACTTAGATAAGGTTGTTTATAGAGTTATTCCAGAAGGATCTTCAGCTTTTGCTGAATATGAACAAGGTAGTATTTATCAAGAAGTTGATGATGACTTGCCAGCTGGACAAATTAAAAGAATAATGGATCCGACTGGTGATTTTGCTGAAGATTTCAGTAATATTGCTAGATTAGGAACATTCTATATTGGTTTAAATACTCAAAAAGAACCATTTAATAATAAGAAGGTAAGACAGGCAATTAACTATGCAGTAAATAAAAAAGTTCTTACACAAGTAGTATTGAATGGTGTAGTAAAACCTGCTAAAGGTATATTACCTCCTACAATGCCAGGATATAATCCGGACTTAGAAGGATATGAATTTAATATAGAAAAAGCTAAGAAATTGTTAGCAGAGGCAGGATATCCAGACGGATTGCCAGGAACTTATGAGTTAGCTTATAATACAAGTAAGAAGAACCAAAGTATTGTTGAAGCTATCCAATCTAATTTGAAGCAAATTGGTATCAATATAACATTGATGAATATGGATTGGGGTACTTATATTAAGAAAGTGGACAATGGAGAAACACAAATGTTTAGATTAGCATGGATTGCAGATTATCCTGATCCAGATAACTTCCTATATGTATTGTTCCATTCTGACAATGCAGGTCCAGGAGGAAATGGTGCATTTTATATGAATAGTGAAGTTGATCAAATGTTAGATAAAGCTCGTGCTATGAAACCAGGGAAAGAAAGATTAGCATTATATCAAAAAATTGAAAAACAAATTGTTGATGATGCACCTTGGATTCCAGTTTATTACTATACTGCACCTATTTTAGTTAAACCATTTGTTCATAATTATGTATTTACAGCTCAATCTGCATTACCTTTAACAAATGTATGGTTAGAGCCACAATATCAATAA